The following proteins are encoded in a genomic region of Tigriopus californicus strain San Diego chromosome 6, Tcal_SD_v2.1, whole genome shotgun sequence:
- the LOC131882481 gene encoding uncharacterized protein LOC131882481: MMTTNRSQARSFFSDFASVSASPSSSTYPVIVPNTVQVPYRPSIKDGVVIAFVMCLWLYSIMLMYRAWNRILNFSGVQFRSNSSSEKASVLWRWLMDRILASSLHKEGAALNPGVSSLSMNNNQDLERSVNDQSPKETTDIALVELTCLPVDTAPDPLNGLPLPKRGGLDKCLSQDHEMGRPPWSIHLHRRSDTSSETDLCHVNKNASFKTTKGVTQTRPIPIVRSGQSPTDQLRSIRANDEDDILTLEEDEFFVSSKLDLKASTSSLVPPRSQARHPRPPFLKIKSLPEDERSRIAQIHDTRVQCSEVGMNGAXFDDQPLLLGTHLVAVPLICG; encoded by the exons ATGATGACCACGAATCGATCCCAAGCCAGATCCTTCTTCTCCGACTTTGCCTCAGTGTCAGCATCACCTAGCAGCTCGACCTACCCTGTGATTGTTCCCAATACAGTGCAAGTCCCATATAGACCGTCGATAAAAGATGGGGTTGTGATCGCTTTTGTGATGTGTCTATGGCTTTATTCGATAATGCTGATGTACAG AGCTTGGAACCGTATTCTGAACTTTTCCGGCGTTCAATTCCGATCGAACAGCTCCTCTGAGAAGGCCTCCGTTTTGTGGCGATGGCTCATGGATCGGATTCTGGCCTCGTCCCTTCACAAGGAGGGCGCCGCTTTGAACCCAGGGGTCTCATCCCTGTCCATGAACAACAATCAAGATTTGGAGCGCTCGGTCAATGACCAAAGTCCAAAAGAGACGACCGATATAGCTCTGGTCGAGTTG aCCTGCCTCCCTGTCGACACAGCACCAGATCCCTTGAACGGATTGCCACTCCCTAAAAGAGGTGGTCTCGACAAGTGTCTGTCCCAGGATCACGAAATGGGACGTCCTCCTTGGTCCATCCATCTCCATCGGAGAAGTGATACATCTTCCGAGACAGATTTATGCCACGTCAACAAAAACGCCTCgttcaaaacaacaaaggGTGTCACTCAAACCCGCCCAATCCCTATAGTACGATCAGGCCAGTCTCCGACGGACCAATTGAGGTCCATCCGGGCGAATGACGAGGACGATATCTTGACTCTCGAGGAGGACGAGTTCTTTGTCAGTTCAAAGCTCGATCTGAAGGCTTCCACTTCCTCTTTGGTGCCCCCGAG ATCCCAAGCAAGACATCCCCGACCAccgtttttgaaaatcaaatcccTGCCAGAGGATGAAAGAAGTAGGATAGCTCAGATTCACGACACACGCGTGCAATGCTCAGAAGTCGGAATGAACGGTGCTCNATTCGATGACCAGCCTTTATTGCTCGGAACTCATTTGGTAGCCGTGCCACTAATCTGTGGATGA
- the LOC131881698 gene encoding uncharacterized protein LOC131881698 isoform X2 — translation MAISVSGSKARLSILLVANLLLLGLGIALIALGSILIGSYLLNHLSFASGLFHATPILIIIAGIATVIVSMYGLVLWKRQQEISSGLRFFSILLFLAFLLCVIACILSFLLREVAAVHFPSTNVLAQIRRFFNDEDIQTRWNALQRGYECCGGHQQGYRDWTPNSGILRAVPDSCCKLEFEHCGERVNFNQELAIPRVDSVIHVKGCMPVIKSAMRNKVLPILMACALMALVAGLIELLLMLCAYCFADHVKKIKDVRRSQMSLERGQTPPWRNPSPRLKVPVLDASPSLKQNRFFFQNQSDSPEPPSQIEGSLDESSSHYARIHSPENKKSGWFSNCFGKKKTPTAEPRTEMDPMHRRKEALYNDALDREHTLMGVLKNVSAPPSEINDEDQVETAPTAHPPPTKKGFSFFGFRSKSRDNVLSSDSKLNKNQGDPSTTSQQVRDMKALSLDNLHKKDSDTSRGFFAFFSKSKERLHEDGNKRRRNSDTPKGGSHLKERSQSHDEMRSNQQKLKLPSWLSSQPKRGDTVDDRPGDIDPGFDEVDLKTPEANVETKKDEANGLKKLRSKWVFQPKTSTKQDDRDGNPLVEEDHQKSDRFGDTSKAIISRGVSPALADRIETLEVEHENEEDEEVESVVDPPVTTVDVSTSPKESRKLGTPSWLLARGQSVDALDRNNHIEQEKREEDTLQSSSISLPHRKPTVIGSNEDILDYVNRRPSVGKPVRVESPLDKNLTSDEWEGDSRVRLSGFGLNKLEGSRRESQTRSPNSRPVLASDDERISQIDMEIDTNKKSPKKKVTSSGGIQQSDHDFMKHINKSGYYGDTKLPTPLVEGKWKEDKVARVHMSNPYAGNWSEMDEKSPHYATDVEGTKYQTPPSLTKDPSRRRSGPYSAVYEDRQTPSHAKTGTQSKQGRRASESSISSGSSSSNGSRSPADDDPNRKVDLAKLKSPQFYLDKKDGRILAAFETEPQKKRRGRSVDHLDQGDDDMYLPFGTTEYWIHEVDKKLEENEKHQRIRTRSEPRISKRSDRRTSRDEVQSDRDRGIQSSDRFGRTKRRVIPHGPKGEPVRNIKSLDRNRGRDFRTSLEVEAVEGGGYRIRRASEGVRRPRFPSPEMRPRHVSVTTLQIRHQTPSSKK, via the exons ATGGCCATATCAGTCTCCGGATCAAAAGCTAGACTGAGCATCCTTTTGGTTGCCAATCTTTTGCTCCTTGGTTTGGGCATTGCTCTCATCGCGTTAGGTTCAATTCTCATCGGTAGCTATCTCCTCAACCACTTGTCTTTCGCCAGTGGCCTGTTCCATGCCACACCCATTTTGATCATCATTGCCGGGATCGCCACCGTGATCGTGTCCATGTACGGTCTAGTTCTGTGGAAACGTCAACAAGAAATTAGTTCAGGGTTGCGGTTCTTCAGCATCCTGCTTTTTTTGGCATTCCTTTTGTGCGTTATTGCCTGCATCCTCTCATTTCTCCTGAGAGAAGTGGCTGCCGTTCATTTTCCCAGTACCAACGTCTTGGCTCAAATCAGACGATTTTTCAACGACGAAGACATCCAAACCCGTTGGAACGCCCTCCAGAGGGGGTATGAGTGCTGCGGGGGCCATCAACAGGGCTATCGAGATTGGACTCCCAATTCAGGGATCCTCAGGGCTGTGCCGGATTCCTGTTGCAAGTTGGAGTTTGAGCATTGCGGGGAGAGAGTGAACTTTAATCAAGAATTGGCCATTCCCCGGGTGGACAGTGTGATTCATGTCAAGGGATGCATGCCCGTGATCAAGAGTGCCATGAGGAACAAGGTCCTGCCCATTCTCATGGCTTGCGCATTGATGGCTTTGGTGGCTGGTCTCATCGAGCTTCTCCTGATGCTCTGTGCCTATTGTTTCGCCGATCATGTCAAGAAGATTAAGGATGTTAGAA GATCGCAGATGTCATTGGAGCGAGGTCAAACGCCTCCTTGGCGAAATCCTTCACCCCGTCTTAAAGTTCCAGTTCTGGACGCGTCTCCTTCGTTGAAGCAAAATCGATTCTTCTTCCAAAACCAATCCGACTCCCCCGAGCCCCCGTCTCAAATTGAGGGAAGTTTGGACGAAAGTAGCTCTCATTATGCGAGAATTCATAGTCcggaaaataaaaaatctggttggttttcaaattgcttcggaaagaaaaaaactccCACTGCCGAACCTCGAACTGAAATGGACCCCATGCATCGTCGAAAAGAGGCTCTATATAATGATGCCTTGGATCGAGAGCACACTCTTATGGGCGTGTTGAAGAATGTTTCCGCTCCGCCTAGTGAGATCAATGACGAAGATCAGGTTGAAACGGCACCGACAGCACATCCTCCTCCAACGAAGAAAGGGTTCTCATTCTTTGGATTCCGCTCCAAATCTCGAGATAACGTATTGTCATCCGACTCTAAATTGAATAAGAACCAAGGAGACCCGTCAACCACCTCCCAGCAAGTTCGCGATATGAAGGCTTTATCGTTGGACAACTTGCACAAGAAGGACAGCGACACATCCCGAGGTTTCTTCGCattcttttccaaaagtaaAGAACGTCTTCACGAGGATGGGAACAAACGGCGGCGGAACTCTGATACGCCTAAAGGAGGATCTCATCTGAAGGAAAGAAGTCAATCGCATGACGAAATGCGGTCAAACCAACAGAAGCTTAAACTGCCCTCATGGTTAAGTTCCCAACCGAAACGAGGAGACACAGTCGACGACCGGCCGGGTGACATTGATCCTGGTTTCGATGAAGTCGACCTCAAGACACCAGAAGCAAACGTGGAAACGAAAAAAGATGAAGCCAATGGATTAAAAAAGCTCCGGTCGAAATGGGTGTTCCAACCCAAAACCTCCACAAAACAGGACGACCGCGATGGAAATCCCCTGGTTGAAGAGGATCACCAGAAGTCGGATAGGTTTGGTGATACCTCCAAAGCCATTATTTCCAGGGGCGTCTCGCCCGCATTGGCCGATAGAATCGAGACCCTGGAAGTCGAACATGagaatgaagaagacgaagaggtCGAATCGGTAGTGGACCCTCCAGTTACCACCGTTGATGTATCCACAAGTCCAAAAGAGTCCCGAAAGTTGGGAACTCCCTCGTGGTTGTTAGCCCGGGGTCAATCAGTTGACGCATTAGACCGAAACAATCATATAGAGCAAGAGAAACGAGAGGAGGATACCTTGCAATCTTCCAGTATAAGCCTGCCCCATCGTAAACCCACTGTCATTGGATCAAATGAAGATATCCTGGACTACGTTAACCGCCGCCCATCCGTCGGCAAACCTGTGAGGGTTGAATCGCCATTGGACAAAAATCTTACCTCAGATGAATGGGAAGGGGACAGTCGAGTCCGATTATCTGGCTTTGGATTGAATAAACTCGAAGGGTCCCGGAGGGAAAGCCAAACACGAAGTCCGAATTCCAGACCTGTGCTAGCTTCCGACGATGAAAGAATTTCCCAAATAGATATGGAGATCGATACGAACAAGAAATCGCCAAAAAAGAAG GTAACGAGTTCCGGCGGGATTCAGCAGAGTGACCATGACTTCATGAAGCACATCAACAAATCCGGCTACTACGGAGATACCAAGTTGCCTACACCGTTAGTTGAAGGTAAATGGAAGGAAGACAAGGTAGCACGGGTGCATATGTCAAATCCATATGCAGGTAACTGGTCTGAAATGGACGAAAAAAGTCCACATTATGCCACCGATGTCGAAGGTACCAAATATCAAACGCCTCCATCCTTGACCAAGGATCCTAGCCGTAGACGTTCAGGCCCGTATTCAGCTGTCTATGAGGATCGCCAGACCCCCAGCCACGCTAAAACGGGCACGCAAAGTAAGCAAGGTCGCCGTGCATCCGAATCGTCGATTTCCTCGGGTTCGAGTTCCTCAAATGGTTCTCGTTCTCCCGCCGATGACGATCCAAATCGGAAGGTCgacttggccaagttgaaAAGCCCTCAATTCTATTTAGACAAAAAGGATGGCCGCATCTTGGCAGCCTTTGAAACTGAACCACAAAAGAAGAGACGTGGCCGGTCCGTGGATCATTTGGATCAAGGCGACGACGATATGTATCTGCCTTTTGGTACGACTGAGTATTGGATTCACGAGGTGGATAAGAAGctagaagaaaatgaaaagcacCAAAGGATCCGAACCCGATCGGAACCCCGAATTTCCAAGCGCAGTGATAGGCGGACTTCCCGAGATGAAGTCCAATCCGATCGGGATCGCGGCATTCAAAGCTCCGATCGGTTTGGGCGAACCAAGAGGCGGGTCATTCCCCACGGACCGAAAGGCGAGCCTGTTAGGAACATCAAAAGCCTCGATCGGAACCGTGGTAGGGATTTCAG GACTTCTTTGGAAGTAGAGGCCGTGGAAGGAGGTGGATACCGCATTCGTCGGGCTTCCGAGGGCGTTCGAAGACCACGATTTCCTTCCCCGGAAATGAGGCCTAGGCACGTGTCCGTAACCACTCTACAAATTAGACATCAAACGCCCTCGTCTAAGAAATGA
- the LOC131881698 gene encoding uncharacterized protein LOC131881698 isoform X1 — MAISVSGSKARLSILLVANLLLLGLGIALIALGSILIGSYLLNHLSFASGLFHATPILIIIAGIATVIVSMYGLVLWKRQQEISSGLRFFSILLFLAFLLCVIACILSFLLREVAAVHFPSTNVLAQIRRFFNDEDIQTRWNALQRGYECCGGHQQGYRDWTPNSGILRAVPDSCCKLEFEHCGERVNFNQELAIPRVDSVIHVKGCMPVIKSAMRNKVLPILMACALMALVAGLIELLLMLCAYCFADHVKKIKDVRRSQMSLERGQTPPWRNPSPRLKVPVLDASPSLKQNRFFFQNQSDSPEPPSQIEGSLDESSSHYARIHSPENKKSGWFSNCFGKKKTPTAEPRTEMDPMHRRKEALYNDALDREHTLMGVLKNVSAPPSEINDEDQVETAPTAHPPPTKKGFSFFGFRSKSRDNVLSSDSKLNKNQGDPSTTSQQVRDMKALSLDNLHKKDSDTSRGFFAFFSKSKERLHEDGNKRRRNSDTPKGGSHLKERSQSHDEMRSNQQKLKLPSWLSSQPKRGDTVDDRPGDIDPGFDEVDLKTPEANVETKKDEANGLKKLRSKWVFQPKTSTKQDDRDGNPLVEEDHQKSDRFGDTSKAIISRGVSPALADRIETLEVEHENEEDEEVESVVDPPVTTVDVSTSPKESRKLGTPSWLLARGQSVDALDRNNHIEQEKREEDTLQSSSISLPHRKPTVIGSNEDILDYVNRRPSVGKPVRVESPLDKNLTSDEWEGDSRVRLSGFGLNKLEGSRRESQTRSPNSRPVLASDDERISQIDMEIDTNKKSPKKKVSYAEDTPKLDSDELPNVIRPTPKKSKSYLKIKMPTFGRQSQTKAHDSPTPEHETDRRELASQVTSSGGIQQSDHDFMKHINKSGYYGDTKLPTPLVEGKWKEDKVARVHMSNPYAGNWSEMDEKSPHYATDVEGTKYQTPPSLTKDPSRRRSGPYSAVYEDRQTPSHAKTGTQSKQGRRASESSISSGSSSSNGSRSPADDDPNRKVDLAKLKSPQFYLDKKDGRILAAFETEPQKKRRGRSVDHLDQGDDDMYLPFGTTEYWIHEVDKKLEENEKHQRIRTRSEPRISKRSDRRTSRDEVQSDRDRGIQSSDRFGRTKRRVIPHGPKGEPVRNIKSLDRNRGRDFRTSLEVEAVEGGGYRIRRASEGVRRPRFPSPEMRPRHVSVTTLQIRHQTPSSKK; from the exons ATGGCCATATCAGTCTCCGGATCAAAAGCTAGACTGAGCATCCTTTTGGTTGCCAATCTTTTGCTCCTTGGTTTGGGCATTGCTCTCATCGCGTTAGGTTCAATTCTCATCGGTAGCTATCTCCTCAACCACTTGTCTTTCGCCAGTGGCCTGTTCCATGCCACACCCATTTTGATCATCATTGCCGGGATCGCCACCGTGATCGTGTCCATGTACGGTCTAGTTCTGTGGAAACGTCAACAAGAAATTAGTTCAGGGTTGCGGTTCTTCAGCATCCTGCTTTTTTTGGCATTCCTTTTGTGCGTTATTGCCTGCATCCTCTCATTTCTCCTGAGAGAAGTGGCTGCCGTTCATTTTCCCAGTACCAACGTCTTGGCTCAAATCAGACGATTTTTCAACGACGAAGACATCCAAACCCGTTGGAACGCCCTCCAGAGGGGGTATGAGTGCTGCGGGGGCCATCAACAGGGCTATCGAGATTGGACTCCCAATTCAGGGATCCTCAGGGCTGTGCCGGATTCCTGTTGCAAGTTGGAGTTTGAGCATTGCGGGGAGAGAGTGAACTTTAATCAAGAATTGGCCATTCCCCGGGTGGACAGTGTGATTCATGTCAAGGGATGCATGCCCGTGATCAAGAGTGCCATGAGGAACAAGGTCCTGCCCATTCTCATGGCTTGCGCATTGATGGCTTTGGTGGCTGGTCTCATCGAGCTTCTCCTGATGCTCTGTGCCTATTGTTTCGCCGATCATGTCAAGAAGATTAAGGATGTTAGAA GATCGCAGATGTCATTGGAGCGAGGTCAAACGCCTCCTTGGCGAAATCCTTCACCCCGTCTTAAAGTTCCAGTTCTGGACGCGTCTCCTTCGTTGAAGCAAAATCGATTCTTCTTCCAAAACCAATCCGACTCCCCCGAGCCCCCGTCTCAAATTGAGGGAAGTTTGGACGAAAGTAGCTCTCATTATGCGAGAATTCATAGTCcggaaaataaaaaatctggttggttttcaaattgcttcggaaagaaaaaaactccCACTGCCGAACCTCGAACTGAAATGGACCCCATGCATCGTCGAAAAGAGGCTCTATATAATGATGCCTTGGATCGAGAGCACACTCTTATGGGCGTGTTGAAGAATGTTTCCGCTCCGCCTAGTGAGATCAATGACGAAGATCAGGTTGAAACGGCACCGACAGCACATCCTCCTCCAACGAAGAAAGGGTTCTCATTCTTTGGATTCCGCTCCAAATCTCGAGATAACGTATTGTCATCCGACTCTAAATTGAATAAGAACCAAGGAGACCCGTCAACCACCTCCCAGCAAGTTCGCGATATGAAGGCTTTATCGTTGGACAACTTGCACAAGAAGGACAGCGACACATCCCGAGGTTTCTTCGCattcttttccaaaagtaaAGAACGTCTTCACGAGGATGGGAACAAACGGCGGCGGAACTCTGATACGCCTAAAGGAGGATCTCATCTGAAGGAAAGAAGTCAATCGCATGACGAAATGCGGTCAAACCAACAGAAGCTTAAACTGCCCTCATGGTTAAGTTCCCAACCGAAACGAGGAGACACAGTCGACGACCGGCCGGGTGACATTGATCCTGGTTTCGATGAAGTCGACCTCAAGACACCAGAAGCAAACGTGGAAACGAAAAAAGATGAAGCCAATGGATTAAAAAAGCTCCGGTCGAAATGGGTGTTCCAACCCAAAACCTCCACAAAACAGGACGACCGCGATGGAAATCCCCTGGTTGAAGAGGATCACCAGAAGTCGGATAGGTTTGGTGATACCTCCAAAGCCATTATTTCCAGGGGCGTCTCGCCCGCATTGGCCGATAGAATCGAGACCCTGGAAGTCGAACATGagaatgaagaagacgaagaggtCGAATCGGTAGTGGACCCTCCAGTTACCACCGTTGATGTATCCACAAGTCCAAAAGAGTCCCGAAAGTTGGGAACTCCCTCGTGGTTGTTAGCCCGGGGTCAATCAGTTGACGCATTAGACCGAAACAATCATATAGAGCAAGAGAAACGAGAGGAGGATACCTTGCAATCTTCCAGTATAAGCCTGCCCCATCGTAAACCCACTGTCATTGGATCAAATGAAGATATCCTGGACTACGTTAACCGCCGCCCATCCGTCGGCAAACCTGTGAGGGTTGAATCGCCATTGGACAAAAATCTTACCTCAGATGAATGGGAAGGGGACAGTCGAGTCCGATTATCTGGCTTTGGATTGAATAAACTCGAAGGGTCCCGGAGGGAAAGCCAAACACGAAGTCCGAATTCCAGACCTGTGCTAGCTTCCGACGATGAAAGAATTTCCCAAATAGATATGGAGATCGATACGAACAAGAAATCGCCAAAAAAGAAGGTATCGTATGCTGAAGACACACCAAAGTTGGACTCGGATGAGCTTCCGAATGTTATTAGACCCACCCCTAAGAAATCAAAGTCTTACTTGAAAATTAAGATGCCCACTTTTGGCAGACAAAGCCAGACTAAAGCCCACGATTCACCCACACCAGAGCACGAAACTGACAGACGGGAATTGGCCTCACAGGTAACGAGTTCCGGCGGGATTCAGCAGAGTGACCATGACTTCATGAAGCACATCAACAAATCCGGCTACTACGGAGATACCAAGTTGCCTACACCGTTAGTTGAAGGTAAATGGAAGGAAGACAAGGTAGCACGGGTGCATATGTCAAATCCATATGCAGGTAACTGGTCTGAAATGGACGAAAAAAGTCCACATTATGCCACCGATGTCGAAGGTACCAAATATCAAACGCCTCCATCCTTGACCAAGGATCCTAGCCGTAGACGTTCAGGCCCGTATTCAGCTGTCTATGAGGATCGCCAGACCCCCAGCCACGCTAAAACGGGCACGCAAAGTAAGCAAGGTCGCCGTGCATCCGAATCGTCGATTTCCTCGGGTTCGAGTTCCTCAAATGGTTCTCGTTCTCCCGCCGATGACGATCCAAATCGGAAGGTCgacttggccaagttgaaAAGCCCTCAATTCTATTTAGACAAAAAGGATGGCCGCATCTTGGCAGCCTTTGAAACTGAACCACAAAAGAAGAGACGTGGCCGGTCCGTGGATCATTTGGATCAAGGCGACGACGATATGTATCTGCCTTTTGGTACGACTGAGTATTGGATTCACGAGGTGGATAAGAAGctagaagaaaatgaaaagcacCAAAGGATCCGAACCCGATCGGAACCCCGAATTTCCAAGCGCAGTGATAGGCGGACTTCCCGAGATGAAGTCCAATCCGATCGGGATCGCGGCATTCAAAGCTCCGATCGGTTTGGGCGAACCAAGAGGCGGGTCATTCCCCACGGACCGAAAGGCGAGCCTGTTAGGAACATCAAAAGCCTCGATCGGAACCGTGGTAGGGATTTCAG GACTTCTTTGGAAGTAGAGGCCGTGGAAGGAGGTGGATACCGCATTCGTCGGGCTTCCGAGGGCGTTCGAAGACCACGATTTCCTTCCCCGGAAATGAGGCCTAGGCACGTGTCCGTAACCACTCTACAAATTAGACATCAAACGCCCTCGTCTAAGAAATGA